One Vanessa atalanta chromosome 6, ilVanAtal1.2, whole genome shotgun sequence genomic window carries:
- the LOC125064566 gene encoding protein tiptop-like isoform X1 yields MRSKQQPRPSYRWLSTNENEEATSPESGVKERGERERGARGGGEGESRSASPASRASPAPDERDIEHSIPATLIQDPHAERESPRCLSRESSGAPRCPSNDSVYSGRSAPSLPLPAALSAALPAALPAALLPPHSAAVAAYLGAAAAAAQQRLLMSCQEDMTDAERSDAVLDFSTKRSESPIDEEDVDDAVNLSKNENGPLDLSVGTRKRGPEDSPSPVPTRKSSRSSDFKPISTPWTTPVAPHLPYFAAAVAAASLSPKGGVPSDWNGKLKHGTPTPNDATKALEKMSELSRLGGEELFRSVQSAALSAGLTPNAAARHSAWQSHWLNKGADQTKDVLKCVWCKKSFNSLADLTVHMKEAKHCGVSVSVPPSSGAPLPASLQPPSSSPSTPSHNSSSSSGSSKPNHNDLNMLIKENMPIPRKLVRGQDVWLGKGAEQTRQILKCMWCAESFRSLAEMTSHMQRTQHYTNIISQEQIISWKSSDEAKGSNSSTPGTNNAVPPTTGTSSHVSAVLTCKVCDQAFSSLKELSNHMVKNSHYKEHIMRSITESGGRRRQTREKRKKSLPVRKLLELERAQHEFKNGEGNGVPMGKPIRDFGAGSRITCEKCGDKIETAVFVEHIRQCIGAPMSNSQRNFLKSALLSNNIIPPDVPGHITPTGRDGRKSINEEIPSPGSAHHRSPSSINDSSPSSKDHNASNDKSSSPSVLNAIEQLIEKSFDTRSRHSVPGMPGGASHAPIGSSILKRLGIDESVDYTKPLVDAQTMSMLRNYHHQQGYGRRERSGSESSSMSERGGSRVESLTPDRKLDSYHMTPRTTPDTRGSQTPASEDRPTDVRIKKEIADEEERENGVDLSSQPVRVKTEIDDDEDQARPSSATEEDIKPPVPKRESEGPSPAASPRSPASDRSAPTPGADRKPASSLGALSSMFDSLAGGGSSNEPSSSRRSGSHPLAALQKLCDKTETNSSRAPAPAPSPAGPPSILTFSWACNDAVVTDSIMKCALCDTPFISKGAYRHHLSKMHFVKDGALPDPVPVKAPPAAGSPGAHKSGGSNAASPQDPRSPSQSFDESPHSKFLKYTELAKQLSSKYV; encoded by the exons AAGAAGCCACAAGCCCAGAAAGCGGTGTGAAGGAACGCGGCGAGCGTGAGAGGGGGGCGCGGGGCGGGGGCGAAGGCGAATCGCGCTCTGCGTCCCCCGCGTCCCGCGCCTCCCCCGCGCCCGACGAGCGGGACATCGAGCACAGCATACCAGCCACCCTCATACAGGACCCTCATGCAGAAAG GGAGAGTCCTAGATGTTTATCGCGGGAGTCGTCGGGCGCGCCGCGATGTCCCTCCAACGACTCGGTGTACTCGGGTCGGAGCGCGCCGAGCCTCCCGCTACCGGCCGCGCTGTCGGCAGCTCTGCCGGCCGCCCTACCCGCTGCGCTGTTGCCGCCCCATTCCGCCGCAGTTGCCGCTTACCTAGGCGCCGCTGCTGCGGCTGCCCAACAGCGATTACTCATGTCGTGCCAAGAAGACATGACGGACGCTGAGCGATCCGACGCTGTTCTTGATTTTAGCACGAAGCGAAGTGAATCTCCTATTGATGAAGAGGACGTCGATGACGCAGTCAATCTTAGTAAGAATGAGAATGGTCCATTGGATCTATCAGTAGGCACGAGAAAGAGAGGACCGGAAGATTCTCCGTCACCAGTTCCGACTAGAAAGAGCTCACGGTCGTCTGATTTTAAACCAATCAGTACTCCATGGACGACACCGGTAGCCCCTCATCTGCCATATTTTGCAGCCGCTGTGGCCGCTGCCAGCTTATCGCCTAAGGGCGGTGTGCCATCCGATTGGaatggaaaattaaaacatGGTACACCAACGCCTAATGATGCAACCAAAGCACTCGAAAAAATGAGCGAATTGAGTAGACTAGGCGGCGAGGAGCTGTTTAGATCAGTTCAAAGTGCAGCTTTAAGTGCAGGGCTCACACCAAATGCTGCAGCCCGCCACTCCGCTTGGCAATCTCACTGGTTGAACAAGGGAGCTGACCAGACTAAAGATGTTCTGAAATGCGTTTGGTGCAAGAAGAGCTTTAACTCGTTGGCAGATCTGACTGTTCATATGAAAGAAGCAAAGCATTGTGGCGTTAGCGTCTCTGTGCCCCCATCAAGTGGTGCACCATTACCTGCCTCGCTACAACCTCCATCGAGCTCACCTTCTACACCATCCCACAATTCTTCTTCTTCGAGTGGATCGTCTAAACCGAATCATAACGATCTCAACatgttaattaaagaaaatatgccCATACCTAGAAAACTGGTCCGCGGTCAAGACGTCTGGTTAGGCAAAGGGGCGGAACAAACTAgacaaatattgaaatgtatGTGGTGCGCTGAAAGCTTCCGTTCGCTGGCTGAGATGACCAGTCACATGCAACGCACTCAGCATTACACTAATATAATATCTCAAGAGCAAATAATATCGTGGAAATCATCAGATGAAGCAAAGGGTTCTAATTCAAGCACGCCCGGTACTAATAATGCTGTCCCGCCCACGACGGGCACTAGTAGTCATGTTAGCGCTGTGTTAACTTGTAAGGTTTGTGACCAAGCGTTTAGTTCCTTAAAAGAATTGAGTAATCATATGGTTAAGAATTCACATTATAAAGAACATATTATGCGTTCCATTACTGAGAGCGGTGGTAGGAGACGTCAAACGCGAGAGAAAAGAAAGAAGTCGTTACCGGTTAGAAAACTACTTGAACTTGAAAGGGCGCAGCACGAATTTAAAAACGGGGAAGGTAACGGCGTTCCTATGGGAAAGCCGATTAGGGATTTCGGTGCTGGTAGCCGAATTACGTGTGAAAAATGCGGTGATAAAATAGAGACCGCGGTTTTCGTAGAACATATTCGTCAATGCATAGGCGCGCCCATGTCTAATAGCCAAAGGAATTTTCTAAAAAGTGCCCTCCTTTCTAATAACATCATTCCACCCGATGTCCCTGGCCACATCACGCCCACTGGCCGCGATGGGCGTAAAAGTATCAATGAGGAAATTCCCTCGCCTGGATCTGCACATCATCGTTCCCCTTCTTCAATTAACGATTCTTCTCCCAGTTCCAAAGACCATAATGCCAGCAATGATAAAAGTTCTTCGCCATCCGTTCTCAATGCCATAGAACAGTTGATAGAAAAAAGTTTCGATACTCGCTCGCGGCATTCGGTACCTGGTATGCCAGGAGGAGCTTCGCATGCTCCAATTGGCTCTAGTATTTTGAAAAGGTTAGGTATAGACGAGAGCGTAGACTACACTAAGCCACTCGTGGACGCGCAAACCATGAGCATGTTAAGAAATTATCATCATCAGCAGGGATACGGTCGCCGAGAACGTAGCGGAAGCGAATCTAGCTCCATGTCTGAGAGGGGGGGAAGTAGGGTCGAATCTCTTACTCCTGATAGGAAACTAGACTCTTATCACATGACCCCGCGTACAACTCCCGACACGCGCGGTTCTCAGACTCCTGCCTCAGAGGACCGTCCTACAGATGTTAGGATAAAAAAAGAGATAGCCGATGAGGAGGAACGCGAAAATGGTGTCGATTTGAGCAGCCAACCGGTTAGGGTTAAGACTGAGATAGACGATGACGAGGATCAAGCAAGACCGAGTAGTGCGACCGAAGAAGACATTAAACCGCCCGTCCCTAAGCGTGAAAGCGAGGGCCCGAGCCCTGCCGCTAGCCCTCGTAGCCCGGCTAGCGATCGTTCTGCGCCGACTCCGGGCGCTGATAGAAAACCAGCTTCTAGCTTAGGGGCACTTTCTTCTATGTTCGATAGTCTCGCTGGTGGGGGCTCATCTAACGAACCAAGTTCCTCTCGTCGCAGTGGAAGCCACCCCCTAGCGGCCTTGCAAAAATTATGCGATAAAACTGAAACGAATTCTTCTCGCGCTCCCGCACCTGCTCCGTCTCCCGCTGGGCCACCCAGCATTTTAACCTTCAGCTGGGCTTGCAATGACGCAGTAGTGACCGACTCTATAATGAAATGCGCTCTATGCGACACGCCATTTATATCGAAGGGCGCCTACCGGCATCATCTATCGAAGATGCATTTCGTTAAAGACGGTGCTTTGCCTGATCCAGTTCCAGTCAAGGCTCCTCCGGCAGCAGGCTCTCCGGGTGCTCACAAGAGCGGTGGTTCTAACGCGGCCTCACCGCAAGACCCGCGTAGTCCATCGCAATCGTTCGACGAAAGTCCTCACTCTAAATTTCTCAAATATACGGAACTGGCAAAGCAGCTATCCAGCAAGTACGTGTAG
- the LOC125064566 gene encoding protein tiptop-like isoform X2, which yields MIVEADHVRESPRCLSRESSGAPRCPSNDSVYSGRSAPSLPLPAALSAALPAALPAALLPPHSAAVAAYLGAAAAAAQQRLLMSCQEDMTDAERSDAVLDFSTKRSESPIDEEDVDDAVNLSKNENGPLDLSVGTRKRGPEDSPSPVPTRKSSRSSDFKPISTPWTTPVAPHLPYFAAAVAAASLSPKGGVPSDWNGKLKHGTPTPNDATKALEKMSELSRLGGEELFRSVQSAALSAGLTPNAAARHSAWQSHWLNKGADQTKDVLKCVWCKKSFNSLADLTVHMKEAKHCGVSVSVPPSSGAPLPASLQPPSSSPSTPSHNSSSSSGSSKPNHNDLNMLIKENMPIPRKLVRGQDVWLGKGAEQTRQILKCMWCAESFRSLAEMTSHMQRTQHYTNIISQEQIISWKSSDEAKGSNSSTPGTNNAVPPTTGTSSHVSAVLTCKVCDQAFSSLKELSNHMVKNSHYKEHIMRSITESGGRRRQTREKRKKSLPVRKLLELERAQHEFKNGEGNGVPMGKPIRDFGAGSRITCEKCGDKIETAVFVEHIRQCIGAPMSNSQRNFLKSALLSNNIIPPDVPGHITPTGRDGRKSINEEIPSPGSAHHRSPSSINDSSPSSKDHNASNDKSSSPSVLNAIEQLIEKSFDTRSRHSVPGMPGGASHAPIGSSILKRLGIDESVDYTKPLVDAQTMSMLRNYHHQQGYGRRERSGSESSSMSERGGSRVESLTPDRKLDSYHMTPRTTPDTRGSQTPASEDRPTDVRIKKEIADEEERENGVDLSSQPVRVKTEIDDDEDQARPSSATEEDIKPPVPKRESEGPSPAASPRSPASDRSAPTPGADRKPASSLGALSSMFDSLAGGGSSNEPSSSRRSGSHPLAALQKLCDKTETNSSRAPAPAPSPAGPPSILTFSWACNDAVVTDSIMKCALCDTPFISKGAYRHHLSKMHFVKDGALPDPVPVKAPPAAGSPGAHKSGGSNAASPQDPRSPSQSFDESPHSKFLKYTELAKQLSSKYV from the exons ATGATCGTCGAAGCCGACCACGTGAG GGAGAGTCCTAGATGTTTATCGCGGGAGTCGTCGGGCGCGCCGCGATGTCCCTCCAACGACTCGGTGTACTCGGGTCGGAGCGCGCCGAGCCTCCCGCTACCGGCCGCGCTGTCGGCAGCTCTGCCGGCCGCCCTACCCGCTGCGCTGTTGCCGCCCCATTCCGCCGCAGTTGCCGCTTACCTAGGCGCCGCTGCTGCGGCTGCCCAACAGCGATTACTCATGTCGTGCCAAGAAGACATGACGGACGCTGAGCGATCCGACGCTGTTCTTGATTTTAGCACGAAGCGAAGTGAATCTCCTATTGATGAAGAGGACGTCGATGACGCAGTCAATCTTAGTAAGAATGAGAATGGTCCATTGGATCTATCAGTAGGCACGAGAAAGAGAGGACCGGAAGATTCTCCGTCACCAGTTCCGACTAGAAAGAGCTCACGGTCGTCTGATTTTAAACCAATCAGTACTCCATGGACGACACCGGTAGCCCCTCATCTGCCATATTTTGCAGCCGCTGTGGCCGCTGCCAGCTTATCGCCTAAGGGCGGTGTGCCATCCGATTGGaatggaaaattaaaacatGGTACACCAACGCCTAATGATGCAACCAAAGCACTCGAAAAAATGAGCGAATTGAGTAGACTAGGCGGCGAGGAGCTGTTTAGATCAGTTCAAAGTGCAGCTTTAAGTGCAGGGCTCACACCAAATGCTGCAGCCCGCCACTCCGCTTGGCAATCTCACTGGTTGAACAAGGGAGCTGACCAGACTAAAGATGTTCTGAAATGCGTTTGGTGCAAGAAGAGCTTTAACTCGTTGGCAGATCTGACTGTTCATATGAAAGAAGCAAAGCATTGTGGCGTTAGCGTCTCTGTGCCCCCATCAAGTGGTGCACCATTACCTGCCTCGCTACAACCTCCATCGAGCTCACCTTCTACACCATCCCACAATTCTTCTTCTTCGAGTGGATCGTCTAAACCGAATCATAACGATCTCAACatgttaattaaagaaaatatgccCATACCTAGAAAACTGGTCCGCGGTCAAGACGTCTGGTTAGGCAAAGGGGCGGAACAAACTAgacaaatattgaaatgtatGTGGTGCGCTGAAAGCTTCCGTTCGCTGGCTGAGATGACCAGTCACATGCAACGCACTCAGCATTACACTAATATAATATCTCAAGAGCAAATAATATCGTGGAAATCATCAGATGAAGCAAAGGGTTCTAATTCAAGCACGCCCGGTACTAATAATGCTGTCCCGCCCACGACGGGCACTAGTAGTCATGTTAGCGCTGTGTTAACTTGTAAGGTTTGTGACCAAGCGTTTAGTTCCTTAAAAGAATTGAGTAATCATATGGTTAAGAATTCACATTATAAAGAACATATTATGCGTTCCATTACTGAGAGCGGTGGTAGGAGACGTCAAACGCGAGAGAAAAGAAAGAAGTCGTTACCGGTTAGAAAACTACTTGAACTTGAAAGGGCGCAGCACGAATTTAAAAACGGGGAAGGTAACGGCGTTCCTATGGGAAAGCCGATTAGGGATTTCGGTGCTGGTAGCCGAATTACGTGTGAAAAATGCGGTGATAAAATAGAGACCGCGGTTTTCGTAGAACATATTCGTCAATGCATAGGCGCGCCCATGTCTAATAGCCAAAGGAATTTTCTAAAAAGTGCCCTCCTTTCTAATAACATCATTCCACCCGATGTCCCTGGCCACATCACGCCCACTGGCCGCGATGGGCGTAAAAGTATCAATGAGGAAATTCCCTCGCCTGGATCTGCACATCATCGTTCCCCTTCTTCAATTAACGATTCTTCTCCCAGTTCCAAAGACCATAATGCCAGCAATGATAAAAGTTCTTCGCCATCCGTTCTCAATGCCATAGAACAGTTGATAGAAAAAAGTTTCGATACTCGCTCGCGGCATTCGGTACCTGGTATGCCAGGAGGAGCTTCGCATGCTCCAATTGGCTCTAGTATTTTGAAAAGGTTAGGTATAGACGAGAGCGTAGACTACACTAAGCCACTCGTGGACGCGCAAACCATGAGCATGTTAAGAAATTATCATCATCAGCAGGGATACGGTCGCCGAGAACGTAGCGGAAGCGAATCTAGCTCCATGTCTGAGAGGGGGGGAAGTAGGGTCGAATCTCTTACTCCTGATAGGAAACTAGACTCTTATCACATGACCCCGCGTACAACTCCCGACACGCGCGGTTCTCAGACTCCTGCCTCAGAGGACCGTCCTACAGATGTTAGGATAAAAAAAGAGATAGCCGATGAGGAGGAACGCGAAAATGGTGTCGATTTGAGCAGCCAACCGGTTAGGGTTAAGACTGAGATAGACGATGACGAGGATCAAGCAAGACCGAGTAGTGCGACCGAAGAAGACATTAAACCGCCCGTCCCTAAGCGTGAAAGCGAGGGCCCGAGCCCTGCCGCTAGCCCTCGTAGCCCGGCTAGCGATCGTTCTGCGCCGACTCCGGGCGCTGATAGAAAACCAGCTTCTAGCTTAGGGGCACTTTCTTCTATGTTCGATAGTCTCGCTGGTGGGGGCTCATCTAACGAACCAAGTTCCTCTCGTCGCAGTGGAAGCCACCCCCTAGCGGCCTTGCAAAAATTATGCGATAAAACTGAAACGAATTCTTCTCGCGCTCCCGCACCTGCTCCGTCTCCCGCTGGGCCACCCAGCATTTTAACCTTCAGCTGGGCTTGCAATGACGCAGTAGTGACCGACTCTATAATGAAATGCGCTCTATGCGACACGCCATTTATATCGAAGGGCGCCTACCGGCATCATCTATCGAAGATGCATTTCGTTAAAGACGGTGCTTTGCCTGATCCAGTTCCAGTCAAGGCTCCTCCGGCAGCAGGCTCTCCGGGTGCTCACAAGAGCGGTGGTTCTAACGCGGCCTCACCGCAAGACCCGCGTAGTCCATCGCAATCGTTCGACGAAAGTCCTCACTCTAAATTTCTCAAATATACGGAACTGGCAAAGCAGCTATCCAGCAAGTACGTGTAG